One Mycolicibacterium pulveris genomic region harbors:
- a CDS encoding non-ribosomal peptide synthetase, with product MGNAATSSETVRKEVAELLGVSPDAVDPDSDLIASGLDSIRMMSLSGRWRKQGIDVNFAALAQNPTVAAWSALVAERTADADTGAATAHPGDPDVAADDAFPLAPMQHAMWLGRNEDQELGGVAAHLYVEFDGVGVDPERLRAAAAKLVARHPMLRVEILPDGTQRIGNRGLPVTVYDLRDLEENAVAQRLDAIRDEKSHQILDGDVLELSLSLCPGGRTRLHVDMDMNAADAVSYRKFMADLAVFYRGGELAELGYTYRQYRDALTASDTGPSEEDVQWWAERLPDLPEPPALPLVPPAERKDPRRSVRLWHIFDVPTRDALFAAAQRRGLTPAMAVAASYSNALARWATNSRLLLNLPMFGREPFHPDVEKLVGCFTSSLMLDIDLTHTRTAAERTRAVQETLHRTAAHSSYSGLSVLRDLGRHRGTPTLAPIVYTSAIGLGDLFAGEVTDQFGVPVWTISQGPQVLLDAQATPLATGLMINWDVRIDAFRPGVAEAMFAYHIAELARLASDDAAWDAPDPPAVPPRARSVRDALNATTAPPSGEALHDGFFRSAQATPDAPAVLGRDRQLSYGELRRQALSVAETLRDNGVRPGDLVALVGPKCAEQIPAVLGILASGAAYLPIGADQPADRAARILDSSGVAAVLMCGDAQPGAGLPQVPTFAVAAALGRDADADPAVDPSALAYVLFTSGSTGEPKGVELTHDAVMNTVEFLSEHFDLGPGDRSLALASLEADMSVLEIFAILRAGGTVVVVDEQQRRDPDSWADLIEQHSVTFLNWMPGWLDMLLNAGDARLSSLRVVLLGGDWVRPELVAALRNAVPGVRVAGLGGATETAVHGTLCEVDGEPLSHWTSVPYGTPFPNNACRVVAADGSDCPDWVPGELWFSGRGIARGYRGREDLTAEKFVEHDGQTWYRTGDLVRYLPDGTLEFLGRMDHRVKLSGYRIELGEVEAALKRVAGVEAAVAAVISGERDVLAALVRATDPGVDTDAVATRMAELVPAHMVPKVIVVTDRIPFTLAGKIDRAAAERQLADAEMPAEHAYRAPTSPLESALVAIVARVLGVDAGRVGVDDDFFALGGDSLLATHVVARVRDWLDTSSMMVTDMFAARTIAKLAERLREREPDGERPDAVAEVYLDVAQMDSAEVLSELG from the coding sequence GTGGGTAACGCGGCGACGAGTTCCGAGACCGTCCGCAAGGAGGTAGCCGAACTCCTCGGGGTCAGCCCCGACGCCGTCGACCCGGACTCCGACTTGATCGCCTCCGGTCTCGACTCCATCCGGATGATGTCGCTGTCCGGTCGCTGGCGTAAGCAGGGCATCGACGTCAACTTCGCCGCGTTGGCGCAGAACCCCACCGTCGCGGCGTGGTCGGCGCTGGTCGCCGAGCGCACCGCCGACGCCGACACCGGCGCGGCCACAGCGCATCCCGGCGATCCCGATGTCGCCGCCGACGACGCGTTTCCGCTCGCGCCGATGCAGCACGCGATGTGGCTGGGTCGCAACGAAGACCAGGAACTCGGCGGGGTGGCGGCGCACCTGTACGTGGAATTCGACGGCGTCGGCGTCGATCCGGAGCGGCTGCGCGCGGCGGCTGCGAAACTCGTTGCGCGCCACCCGATGCTTCGCGTGGAGATCCTGCCCGACGGCACGCAGCGGATAGGAAACCGCGGGCTGCCCGTGACCGTGTACGACCTGCGCGACCTCGAAGAGAACGCGGTGGCGCAGCGCCTCGACGCCATCCGGGACGAGAAGTCGCACCAGATCCTCGACGGCGACGTGCTGGAACTGAGCCTGTCGCTGTGCCCGGGCGGACGCACCCGCCTGCACGTCGACATGGACATGAACGCCGCCGACGCGGTGAGCTATCGCAAGTTCATGGCCGATCTCGCGGTGTTCTACCGCGGCGGTGAGCTGGCGGAACTGGGCTACACCTATCGGCAATACCGTGACGCGCTCACCGCCTCGGACACCGGCCCGTCCGAAGAGGACGTGCAGTGGTGGGCCGAACGCCTGCCGGATCTGCCGGAACCGCCTGCGCTGCCGCTGGTTCCGCCCGCCGAGCGAAAGGATCCGCGACGCAGCGTACGGCTCTGGCACATTTTCGATGTCCCGACCCGAGATGCTCTGTTCGCCGCCGCCCAGCGCCGCGGGCTCACGCCGGCGATGGCCGTCGCGGCGTCCTATTCCAACGCGTTGGCACGGTGGGCGACCAACTCGCGCCTTCTGCTCAACCTGCCGATGTTTGGCCGCGAACCGTTTCATCCCGACGTCGAGAAGCTGGTCGGGTGCTTCACCTCGTCGCTGATGCTCGACATCGATCTCACGCACACCCGCACCGCCGCGGAGCGCACCCGGGCGGTTCAGGAGACGTTGCACCGCACCGCGGCACATTCCAGTTACTCGGGTCTGTCGGTGCTGCGCGATCTGGGCCGGCACCGCGGTACACCGACGCTGGCGCCGATCGTGTACACCAGCGCGATCGGCCTCGGCGATCTGTTCGCGGGGGAGGTGACCGATCAGTTCGGCGTGCCGGTGTGGACGATTTCACAAGGCCCACAGGTGCTTCTGGACGCACAGGCCACACCGCTGGCGACCGGGCTGATGATCAACTGGGATGTTCGCATCGACGCGTTCCGCCCCGGCGTGGCCGAGGCGATGTTCGCCTACCACATCGCCGAACTAGCCCGGCTCGCCAGCGACGACGCGGCATGGGACGCGCCGGATCCGCCCGCGGTGCCGCCGCGGGCCCGCTCGGTCCGCGACGCCCTCAACGCCACGACCGCACCGCCCAGCGGGGAAGCGTTGCACGACGGGTTCTTTCGCTCGGCGCAGGCGACGCCCGACGCCCCGGCGGTGCTCGGACGCGACCGCCAGCTCAGCTACGGCGAGCTGCGCAGGCAGGCGCTCTCCGTCGCTGAGACGTTGCGCGACAACGGGGTGAGGCCGGGCGACCTGGTCGCGCTGGTCGGACCGAAGTGCGCCGAGCAGATTCCCGCGGTGCTGGGCATCTTGGCCTCTGGTGCGGCATATCTGCCGATCGGCGCGGACCAACCGGCGGACCGGGCCGCGCGCATCCTGGACTCCAGCGGTGTGGCGGCCGTGCTGATGTGCGGCGACGCCCAACCGGGTGCGGGTCTGCCGCAGGTACCGACCTTCGCCGTGGCCGCCGCGCTCGGTCGCGACGCGGATGCCGACCCCGCCGTGGACCCCTCGGCGTTGGCGTACGTGCTGTTCACCTCGGGCTCGACCGGGGAACCCAAGGGCGTCGAACTGACCCACGACGCGGTGATGAACACCGTCGAGTTCCTCAGCGAACACTTCGATCTCGGACCGGGCGACCGCAGCCTGGCGTTGGCCTCACTGGAAGCCGACATGTCGGTGCTGGAGATCTTCGCGATCCTGCGGGCGGGCGGCACGGTCGTCGTGGTTGACGAGCAGCAGCGCCGCGACCCCGACAGCTGGGCGGACCTGATCGAGCAGCACTCCGTCACCTTCTTGAACTGGATGCCGGGCTGGCTGGACATGCTGCTGAACGCCGGCGACGCGCGGTTGTCGAGCCTGCGGGTGGTGCTTCTCGGTGGCGACTGGGTGCGGCCGGAACTCGTCGCGGCCCTGCGCAATGCCGTGCCGGGGGTGCGGGTAGCCGGGCTGGGCGGGGCGACCGAGACGGCGGTGCACGGAACGCTGTGCGAGGTCGATGGGGAGCCGCTGTCGCACTGGACCTCGGTGCCCTACGGCACACCGTTTCCCAACAACGCGTGCCGGGTGGTCGCCGCCGACGGCTCGGACTGCCCGGACTGGGTGCCGGGTGAGCTGTGGTTCTCCGGGCGCGGCATCGCGCGCGGATACCGTGGCCGCGAGGATCTGACCGCCGAGAAGTTCGTCGAGCACGACGGCCAAACCTGGTACCGTACCGGCGATCTCGTGCGCTACCTGCCGGACGGAACGCTGGAGTTCCTCGGCCGCATGGACCATCGGGTCAAGCTCAGCGGATATCGGATCGAACTGGGGGAGGTCGAGGCGGCGCTCAAGCGGGTCGCGGGCGTCGAAGCCGCCGTCGCCGCGGTGATATCCGGCGAGCGCGACGTGCTGGCGGCATTGGTGCGCGCCACGGATCCCGGCGTCGATACGGACGCCGTCGCGACGCGCATGGCCGAACTGGTTCCCGCGCACATGGTTCCGAAGGTCATCGTGGTGACCGACCGGATACCGTTCACGCTGGCGGGCAAGATCGATCGTGCCGCGGCCGAACGGCAACTGGCCGACGCCGAGATGCCCGCGGAACACGCCTACCGGGCACCGACGAGCCCGCTGGAGTCGGCGCTGGTCGCGATCGTCGCCCGGGTCTTGGGCGTCGACGCGGGGCGGGTCGGCGTCGACGACGACTTCTTCGCCCTCGGCGGGGATTCGCTGTTGGCGACCCATGTCGTTGCCCGGGTTCGCGATTGGCTGGACACGTCGTCGATGATGGTCACCGACATGTTCGCCGCACGAACGATCGCGAAGCTGGCCGAGCGCCTGCGTGAGCGCGAACCCGACGGCGAGCGCCCCGACGCGGTGGCCGAGGTGTACCTGGACGTCGCGCAGATGGACAGCGCCGAGGTGCTCTCCGAACTCGGCTAG